In Apus apus isolate bApuApu2 chromosome 5, bApuApu2.pri.cur, whole genome shotgun sequence, the following are encoded in one genomic region:
- the RHOV gene encoding rho-related GTP-binding protein RhoV has protein sequence MPPQELLDYSPALRRHSPPRGSGPELGIKCVLVGDGAVGKTSLVVSYTTNGYPDEYQPTALDTFSVQVLVDGAPVRIQLWDTAGQEDFDCLRSLCYPDTDVFLVCFSVVNPSSFQNITEKWIPEIRTHNPRAPVLLVGTQADLRDDVNVLISLDRYHVKPVPRPQAEGLADKIRAEAYLECSALTQKNLKEVFDMAIVSGVEHKARQEKKMTAKGIKTLSKCRWKKFFCFV, from the exons ATGCCCCCTCAAGAGCTCCTGGACTACTCGCCCGCCCTGCGGAGACACAGCCCACCCCGGGGCAGCGGCCCGGAGCTGGGCATCAAGTGCGTGCTGGTGGGCGATGGCGCCGTGGGCAAGACCAGCCTGGTCGTCAGCTACACCACCAACGGGTACCCCGACGAGTACCAGCCCACCGCCCTGGACACCTTCTCCG TGCAGGTCCTGGTGGATGGAGCCCCAGTCAGGATCCAGCTGTGGGACACTGCTGGACAG GAGGACTTTGACTGTTTGCGCTCACTTTGTTACCCCGACACCGACGTCTTCCTTGTCTGCTTCAGTGTGGTGAACCCAAGCTCCTTCCAAAACATTACTGAGAAATGGATCCCTGAGATACGAACTCACAACCCACGGGCACCGGTGCTGCTAGTGGGGACACAGGCAGACTTGCGGGACGATGTCAATGTCCTCATCAGCCTGGATCGCTACCATGTGAAGCCTGTGCCCCGGCCTCAGGCAGAAGGTCTAGCGGACAAAATCCGGGCTGAAGCCTACCTGGAATGCTCAGCGCTGACTCAGAAGAACCTCAAAGAAGTTTTTGACATGGCAATTGTCAGCGGTGTTGAGCACAAAGCACGGCAGGAAAAGAAGATGACCGCCAAAGGCATCAAAACTCTCTCCAAGTGCCGCTGGAAGAAGTTCTTTTGCTTTGTCTGA
- the VPS18 gene encoding vacuolar protein sorting-associated protein 18 homolog isoform X2 gives MSLGKDTLLRIDLGKPDEPNQVELGRKDEARVYKMFLDHTGSHLLIALNTSECLYLNRSVQKVRALSRWKGHLIESVGWNKFLGSETNTGPILVGTAQGQIYEAEISVSEGSLFSTNPDQYFRQVYTLEEESGPAPVCCLEIERGIEGKFFIIATTRKRLFQFVGKVPEGTEQQGFGSIFAMHADHLPSFREFPANLGFSEIAFYTPKLRSNPRSFAWMMGNGVLYGTLDYSRPDSILSDERVWVYPSDIDITVNKPISIVLTQFHFLLLLPDRVKAVCTLNGQVVFQDLFLEKFGLLTRMIKDPTVQQIWIHTEKVVFRYHVQRESRDVWKMYMNMNKFDLAKEYCKDRPECLDIVLAKEAEHCFQNKRYLDSAKCYALTQNYFEEIALKFIEAKQEEALMEFLIKKLSNLKPSEKTQTTLLTTWLTELYLNWLGILEGDPSQRNLYLDTREKFRTFLSSPKNKDCLFNNRASIYELLASHGDTEHMVYFAVIMQDYERVVAHHCQHDEYDEALNVLSRHRDEKLFYKFSPVLIQHIPKKVVDAWISMGSRLDARNLIPALVNYSQSASTQQINEAIRYMEFCVYQLEETQQAIHNYLLSLYALCRPDSLLSYLEQAGTNPNRIHYDLKYALRLCAEHGHHRACVHIYKVMELYEEAVDLALQVDVDLAKSCADLPEDDEELRKKLWLKIACHVVQEEKDVKKAMACLSSCALLKIEDVLPFFPDFVTIDHFKEAICNSLEDYNKHIEELKREMEEATQSAKRIREDIQEMRNKYGSVEPQEKCAACDFPLLNRPFYLFLCGHMFHYDCLLQAVFPNLPAYKQAKLEDLQKKLATTSQPSKSHHRPKDTDTISLGKGQQSREQIKADIDDIVAAECVYCGELMIRSIDKPFIDPQKYEEEMQSWL, from the exons ATGAGCCTTGGCAAAGACACCCTTCTCAG GATTGATCTTGGGAAGCCAGATGAACCTAATCAGGTAGAGCTGGGACGCAAAGATGAAGCCAGAGTCTACAAGATGTTTTTGGACCACACAG GCTCTCATCTCCTGATTGCTCTGAACACCAGTGAATGCCTTTACTTGAACAGAAGTGTTCAAAAAGTGCGAGCCCTCTCCCGCTGGAAGGGCCACTTGATTGAGAGTGTGGGCTGGAACAAATTTCTTGGTTCAGAGACCAACACTGGGCCTATCCTAGTGGGAACAGCCCAGGGGCAGATCTACGAGGCTGAAATCTCTGTCAGTGAGGGAAGCCTCTTCAGCACTAATCCTGACCAGTACTTTCGACAAGTCTACACTCTGGAGGAGGaatcaggacctgccccagtCTGCTGCTTGGAGATTGAACGAGGGATAGAAGggaaattttttattatagCCACCACTCGAAAAAGACTCTTCCAGTTTGTTGGCAAAGTGCCTgaaggcacagagcagcaaggCTTCGGCTCCATATTTGCTATGCATGCCGACCATTTGCCCAGCTTCCGGGAGTTTCCAGCCAACCTTGGTTTCAGTGAGATAGCCTTTTACACCCCAAAACTGCGCTCCAACCCACGCTCCTTTGCCTGGATGATGGGAAATGGTGTTTTATATGGTACATTGGATTACAGTCGTCCTGATTCAATTTTGAGTGATGAACGGGTCTGGGTTTATCCTTCTGATATTGACATAACTGTGAACAAGCCAATATCCATTGTACTTACCCAGTTCCacttcctgttgctgctgcctgaTCGGGTGAAGGCTGTCTGCACTCTGAATGGGCAGGTTGTTTTTCAAGATCTGTTCCTGGAGAAGTTTGGCTTGCTGACACGCATGATCAAAGATCCCACAGTCCAGCAGATATGGATCCACACTGAGAAAGTAGTGTTCCGCTACCACGTCCAGCGGGAATCTAGAGATGTGTGGAAGATGTATATGAATATGAACAAATTTGATTTAGCCAAAGAGTATTGTAAAGACCGTCCAGAGTGCCTAGATATTGTGCTGGCAAAAGAGGCAGAGCACTGCTTCCAAAACAAGAGGTATCTAGACAGTGCCAAATGTTACGCCCTGACCCAGAACTACTTTGAGGAAATTGCCCTTAAATTCATTGAAGCCAAGCAAGAAGAGGCCCTAATGGAGTTTCTGATTAAGAAGCTAAGTAACCTAAAGCCTTCTGAGAAGACACAGACCACTCTGCTGACCACGTGGTTAACGGAGCTGTACTTGAACTGGCTAGGTATATTGGAAGGAGATCCCTCACAGCGCAATCTCTATTTGGATACACGGGAGAAGTTTCGCACTTTCCTGAGCAGTCCTAAAAACAAAGACTGTCTTTTTAATAACCGGGCATCTATTTATGAGCTGCTGGCAAGCCATGGGGACACAGAACACATGGTCTACTTTGCAGTCATCATGCAGGACTATGAGCGTGTCGTAGCTCACCACTGCCAGCATGATGAGTACGATGAAGCTCTAAATGTGCTGtccaggcacagagatgagaaGCTGTTCTACAAGTTCTCTCCAGTCCTCATCCAGCATATTCCCAAGAAGGTAGTTGACGCTTGGATTTCTATGGGCTCCAGACTGGATGCCAGGAACCTCATTCCAGCCCTCGTTAACTACAGCCAGAGTGCCAGCACTCAGCAGATCAATGAAGCCATTAGATACATGGAGTTCTGTGTCTATCAGCTGGAGGAAACCCAGCAAGCCATTCACAACTACCTGTTGTCTCTTTACGCGTTGTGTCGGCCAGACTCACTGCTCTCGTACCTGGAGCAAGCAGGAACCAACCCAAACAGGATCCACTATGACCTGAAGTATGCATTGCGCCTGTGTGCAGAGCATGGGCACCACCGTGCATGTGTCCATATTTACAAAGTGATGGAATTATATGAGGAGGCTGTGGATCTCGCCttacag GTGGATGTTGATCTTGCCAAGTCCTGTGCAGATCTCCCTGAAGATGATGAGGAACTCCGGAAGAAGCTCTGGTTGAAGATTGCTTGCCACGTTGTTCAGGAAGAGAAGGATGTCAAGAAGGCAATGGCCTGCCtctccagctgtgccctgctgaAGATTGAAGACGTCCTGCCGTTCTTTCCAGACTTTGTCACTATTGACCATTTCAAGGAGGCCATCTGTAACTCTCTGGAGGACTATAACAAGCACATTGAAGAGCTGAAAAGGGAGATGGAGGAAGCCACACAGAGTGCCAAGAGAATCCGAGAGGACATCCAGGAAATGCGAAATAAGTATGGTTCTGTGGAGCCTCAGGAAAAATGTGCTGCTTGTGACTTTCCACTTCTGAACCGccctttttaccttttcctttgtGGTCACATGTTTCACTACGACTGTCTCCTCCAAGCAGTTTTTCCAAACCTTCCTGCCTATAAGCAGGCAAAACTTGAAGATCTTCAAAAGAAGCTGGCAACTACCAGTCAGCCTTCCAAGAGCCACCATCGTCCCAAGGACACAGATACTATTAGTTTGGGGAAGGGACAGCAGAGCCGGGAACAGATCAAAGCTGACATTGATGATATTGTGGCAGCCGAATGTGTGTACTGTGGAGAGCTGATGATTCGGTCCATTGACAAGCCTTTTATTGATCCCCAAAAGTATGAAGAAGAGATGCAAAGCTGGCTGTAG
- the VPS18 gene encoding vacuolar protein sorting-associated protein 18 homolog isoform X1, which yields MASILDEYEDSLYRSASLPQGRASLGIPHSGYVNARLEKETPIFNKQRIDFAPPEKINSLVVSSNQLCMSLGKDTLLRIDLGKPDEPNQVELGRKDEARVYKMFLDHTGSHLLIALNTSECLYLNRSVQKVRALSRWKGHLIESVGWNKFLGSETNTGPILVGTAQGQIYEAEISVSEGSLFSTNPDQYFRQVYTLEEESGPAPVCCLEIERGIEGKFFIIATTRKRLFQFVGKVPEGTEQQGFGSIFAMHADHLPSFREFPANLGFSEIAFYTPKLRSNPRSFAWMMGNGVLYGTLDYSRPDSILSDERVWVYPSDIDITVNKPISIVLTQFHFLLLLPDRVKAVCTLNGQVVFQDLFLEKFGLLTRMIKDPTVQQIWIHTEKVVFRYHVQRESRDVWKMYMNMNKFDLAKEYCKDRPECLDIVLAKEAEHCFQNKRYLDSAKCYALTQNYFEEIALKFIEAKQEEALMEFLIKKLSNLKPSEKTQTTLLTTWLTELYLNWLGILEGDPSQRNLYLDTREKFRTFLSSPKNKDCLFNNRASIYELLASHGDTEHMVYFAVIMQDYERVVAHHCQHDEYDEALNVLSRHRDEKLFYKFSPVLIQHIPKKVVDAWISMGSRLDARNLIPALVNYSQSASTQQINEAIRYMEFCVYQLEETQQAIHNYLLSLYALCRPDSLLSYLEQAGTNPNRIHYDLKYALRLCAEHGHHRACVHIYKVMELYEEAVDLALQVDVDLAKSCADLPEDDEELRKKLWLKIACHVVQEEKDVKKAMACLSSCALLKIEDVLPFFPDFVTIDHFKEAICNSLEDYNKHIEELKREMEEATQSAKRIREDIQEMRNKYGSVEPQEKCAACDFPLLNRPFYLFLCGHMFHYDCLLQAVFPNLPAYKQAKLEDLQKKLATTSQPSKSHHRPKDTDTISLGKGQQSREQIKADIDDIVAAECVYCGELMIRSIDKPFIDPQKYEEEMQSWL from the exons ATGGCCTCCATCCTGGACGAGTACGAGGACTCCTTGTACCGCTCCGCCTCCCTGCCGCAGGGCCGTGCCAGCCTGGGCATCCCGCACTCCG gaTACGTGAATGCTCGACTGGAGAAGGAAACACCAATATTTAACAAGCAAAGGATTGATTTTGCTCCTCCAGAGAAGATTAACAGCTTAGTGGTCTCTTCTAACCAGCTCTGTATGAGCCTTGGCAAAGACACCCTTCTCAG GATTGATCTTGGGAAGCCAGATGAACCTAATCAGGTAGAGCTGGGACGCAAAGATGAAGCCAGAGTCTACAAGATGTTTTTGGACCACACAG GCTCTCATCTCCTGATTGCTCTGAACACCAGTGAATGCCTTTACTTGAACAGAAGTGTTCAAAAAGTGCGAGCCCTCTCCCGCTGGAAGGGCCACTTGATTGAGAGTGTGGGCTGGAACAAATTTCTTGGTTCAGAGACCAACACTGGGCCTATCCTAGTGGGAACAGCCCAGGGGCAGATCTACGAGGCTGAAATCTCTGTCAGTGAGGGAAGCCTCTTCAGCACTAATCCTGACCAGTACTTTCGACAAGTCTACACTCTGGAGGAGGaatcaggacctgccccagtCTGCTGCTTGGAGATTGAACGAGGGATAGAAGggaaattttttattatagCCACCACTCGAAAAAGACTCTTCCAGTTTGTTGGCAAAGTGCCTgaaggcacagagcagcaaggCTTCGGCTCCATATTTGCTATGCATGCCGACCATTTGCCCAGCTTCCGGGAGTTTCCAGCCAACCTTGGTTTCAGTGAGATAGCCTTTTACACCCCAAAACTGCGCTCCAACCCACGCTCCTTTGCCTGGATGATGGGAAATGGTGTTTTATATGGTACATTGGATTACAGTCGTCCTGATTCAATTTTGAGTGATGAACGGGTCTGGGTTTATCCTTCTGATATTGACATAACTGTGAACAAGCCAATATCCATTGTACTTACCCAGTTCCacttcctgttgctgctgcctgaTCGGGTGAAGGCTGTCTGCACTCTGAATGGGCAGGTTGTTTTTCAAGATCTGTTCCTGGAGAAGTTTGGCTTGCTGACACGCATGATCAAAGATCCCACAGTCCAGCAGATATGGATCCACACTGAGAAAGTAGTGTTCCGCTACCACGTCCAGCGGGAATCTAGAGATGTGTGGAAGATGTATATGAATATGAACAAATTTGATTTAGCCAAAGAGTATTGTAAAGACCGTCCAGAGTGCCTAGATATTGTGCTGGCAAAAGAGGCAGAGCACTGCTTCCAAAACAAGAGGTATCTAGACAGTGCCAAATGTTACGCCCTGACCCAGAACTACTTTGAGGAAATTGCCCTTAAATTCATTGAAGCCAAGCAAGAAGAGGCCCTAATGGAGTTTCTGATTAAGAAGCTAAGTAACCTAAAGCCTTCTGAGAAGACACAGACCACTCTGCTGACCACGTGGTTAACGGAGCTGTACTTGAACTGGCTAGGTATATTGGAAGGAGATCCCTCACAGCGCAATCTCTATTTGGATACACGGGAGAAGTTTCGCACTTTCCTGAGCAGTCCTAAAAACAAAGACTGTCTTTTTAATAACCGGGCATCTATTTATGAGCTGCTGGCAAGCCATGGGGACACAGAACACATGGTCTACTTTGCAGTCATCATGCAGGACTATGAGCGTGTCGTAGCTCACCACTGCCAGCATGATGAGTACGATGAAGCTCTAAATGTGCTGtccaggcacagagatgagaaGCTGTTCTACAAGTTCTCTCCAGTCCTCATCCAGCATATTCCCAAGAAGGTAGTTGACGCTTGGATTTCTATGGGCTCCAGACTGGATGCCAGGAACCTCATTCCAGCCCTCGTTAACTACAGCCAGAGTGCCAGCACTCAGCAGATCAATGAAGCCATTAGATACATGGAGTTCTGTGTCTATCAGCTGGAGGAAACCCAGCAAGCCATTCACAACTACCTGTTGTCTCTTTACGCGTTGTGTCGGCCAGACTCACTGCTCTCGTACCTGGAGCAAGCAGGAACCAACCCAAACAGGATCCACTATGACCTGAAGTATGCATTGCGCCTGTGTGCAGAGCATGGGCACCACCGTGCATGTGTCCATATTTACAAAGTGATGGAATTATATGAGGAGGCTGTGGATCTCGCCttacag GTGGATGTTGATCTTGCCAAGTCCTGTGCAGATCTCCCTGAAGATGATGAGGAACTCCGGAAGAAGCTCTGGTTGAAGATTGCTTGCCACGTTGTTCAGGAAGAGAAGGATGTCAAGAAGGCAATGGCCTGCCtctccagctgtgccctgctgaAGATTGAAGACGTCCTGCCGTTCTTTCCAGACTTTGTCACTATTGACCATTTCAAGGAGGCCATCTGTAACTCTCTGGAGGACTATAACAAGCACATTGAAGAGCTGAAAAGGGAGATGGAGGAAGCCACACAGAGTGCCAAGAGAATCCGAGAGGACATCCAGGAAATGCGAAATAAGTATGGTTCTGTGGAGCCTCAGGAAAAATGTGCTGCTTGTGACTTTCCACTTCTGAACCGccctttttaccttttcctttgtGGTCACATGTTTCACTACGACTGTCTCCTCCAAGCAGTTTTTCCAAACCTTCCTGCCTATAAGCAGGCAAAACTTGAAGATCTTCAAAAGAAGCTGGCAACTACCAGTCAGCCTTCCAAGAGCCACCATCGTCCCAAGGACACAGATACTATTAGTTTGGGGAAGGGACAGCAGAGCCGGGAACAGATCAAAGCTGACATTGATGATATTGTGGCAGCCGAATGTGTGTACTGTGGAGAGCTGATGATTCGGTCCATTGACAAGCCTTTTATTGATCCCCAAAAGTATGAAGAAGAGATGCAAAGCTGGCTGTAG